A stretch of Natronococcus sp. CG52 DNA encodes these proteins:
- a CDS encoding DUF7559 family protein translates to MPPTEEIVCTAEDCFLDLFENHYTYDVPDGFDVSELSCPVCGGTDCLEPVEL, encoded by the coding sequence ATGCCACCGACGGAAGAGATCGTCTGTACCGCCGAGGACTGTTTTCTCGACCTCTTCGAGAACCACTACACCTACGACGTTCCCGACGGATTCGACGTCTCGGAGCTCTCGTGCCCGGTCTGCGGCGGCACCGACTGCCTGGAACCGGTCGAGCTCTGA
- a CDS encoding MarR family transcriptional regulator, whose translation MSMSTAEDRAAAAEELLSEDEYRDRLRELPPSAKLVAKVLETDSPLSQGQLAEESLLPDRTVRYALNRLEDVGLIGSRYSFRDARKQVYFLKH comes from the coding sequence ATGAGCATGAGTACCGCGGAAGACCGTGCCGCTGCTGCCGAGGAACTCCTCTCCGAAGACGAATACCGCGATCGGCTTCGCGAACTGCCACCGAGTGCGAAGCTGGTCGCCAAGGTTCTCGAGACCGACTCGCCGCTCTCGCAGGGGCAGCTGGCCGAGGAATCGCTGCTCCCCGACCGGACCGTTCGCTACGCTCTCAACCGCCTCGAGGACGTCGGCCTCATCGGCTCGCGCTACAGTTTCCGCGACGCACGCAAGCAGGTGTACTTCCTCAAGCACTGA
- a CDS encoding TRAM domain-containing protein, which produces MEISEKLLCLFSTEVSAEEDRYVIEVPRQEVETGDIDAGDVYRVALISRDETTEETTSASASQPQTAPSEPQPPVDVGETRYVEIEDIGKQGDGIARVERGYVIIVPGADVGERVKVEISEVKSNFAVGEIIEETF; this is translated from the coding sequence GTGGAAATATCTGAAAAACTGCTGTGTTTGTTCAGTACGGAAGTCTCGGCAGAGGAGGATCGATACGTCATCGAGGTGCCACGACAGGAGGTCGAAACCGGCGACATCGACGCCGGTGACGTCTACCGCGTCGCGCTCATTTCTCGTGATGAAACAACAGAGGAGACGACATCCGCGTCGGCGAGCCAGCCACAGACCGCGCCGTCGGAGCCACAGCCGCCGGTCGACGTCGGCGAGACGCGGTACGTCGAAATCGAAGACATCGGCAAGCAGGGTGACGGCATCGCCCGCGTCGAGCGCGGCTACGTCATCATCGTTCCCGGCGCGGACGTCGGCGAACGCGTCAAGGTCGAAATCTCCGAGGTCAAGTCGAACTTCGCCGTCGGCGAGATCATCGAGGAGACGTTCTAG
- a CDS encoding MBL fold metallo-hydrolase, with the protein MDVVRCSVPATTRAPGGRTNAYLIGTQPAILVDPAARTGELDRLVDERAVEHIVLTHTHSDHVGGVAAYASETNATVWARYGRTNRFREATGRHPDRELRFGATIRLGDERVRVLDAPGHAPDHVALEAGADGPIVCGDCAVIEGSVVVAAPEGDMRAYLSTLRRFWAIDPPTLHPGHGPVIDTPRETLERLLIHRYRRERRVLEAVENGAESLEGVLKAAYEKDLSGVRDLARATVRAHLEKLAVEGRLEWDGERATFRRNGRATRPR; encoded by the coding sequence ATGGACGTCGTTCGCTGTTCGGTTCCCGCCACGACGCGCGCACCCGGAGGACGCACGAACGCGTACCTGATCGGCACGCAGCCGGCGATACTCGTCGATCCTGCTGCCCGGACCGGAGAGCTCGACCGACTGGTCGACGAACGCGCGGTCGAACACATCGTTCTCACGCACACCCATTCTGACCACGTCGGGGGGGTCGCCGCCTACGCCAGCGAGACGAACGCGACCGTCTGGGCGCGATACGGACGGACGAATCGGTTTCGCGAGGCGACGGGTCGACATCCCGACCGCGAACTCCGTTTCGGAGCGACGATCCGACTCGGCGACGAGCGCGTTCGCGTGCTGGACGCTCCCGGACACGCGCCCGACCACGTCGCACTCGAGGCCGGCGCGGACGGACCGATCGTCTGCGGTGACTGCGCCGTTATCGAGGGGAGCGTCGTCGTCGCCGCCCCCGAGGGCGACATGCGCGCGTACCTGAGCACCCTGCGCCGGTTCTGGGCGATCGACCCGCCGACGCTTCATCCCGGTCACGGTCCCGTCATCGATACCCCCCGAGAGACCCTCGAGCGGCTCCTCATTCACCGGTATCGCCGCGAGCGACGGGTGCTCGAGGCGGTCGAAAACGGCGCCGAATCGCTCGAGGGGGTTCTCAAGGCGGCCTACGAGAAGGACCTCTCCGGGGTCCGCGACCTCGCGCGGGCGACCGTCCGCGCCCACCTCGAGAAACTCGCGGTCGAGGGGCGACTCGAGTGGGACGGTGAGCGCGCCACGTTCCGTCGTAACGGCCGTGCTACGCGTCCGAGGTGA
- a CDS encoding DUF7109 family protein, with amino-acid sequence MDATADELAGVVDLFGGLTRSELERALAEAAFRADGASVDEDALEAAVDRALDSFALVAYEPSGRDGRVNATASATTDGGDETLLVAGPTAFPTVPDHAEDVPHILDVEPRRLDREALGETVRGEFADAADDALDAGDAERIETLLDVSYDLEAWAPVELDDERTRLDAALE; translated from the coding sequence ATGGATGCGACCGCCGACGAACTCGCCGGCGTCGTCGACCTCTTCGGCGGGTTGACACGGTCGGAACTCGAGCGGGCGCTCGCCGAGGCTGCCTTCCGTGCCGACGGTGCGTCCGTCGACGAGGACGCCCTCGAGGCGGCTGTCGACCGCGCGCTCGACTCGTTCGCACTCGTCGCCTACGAGCCGTCAGGCCGCGACGGGCGTGTAAACGCAACTGCGTCGGCAACCACTGACGGCGGCGACGAGACGCTGCTGGTCGCCGGTCCGACCGCTTTCCCGACGGTTCCGGACCACGCGGAGGACGTGCCCCACATTCTCGACGTCGAGCCGCGCCGACTCGACCGCGAGGCGCTCGGCGAGACGGTCCGCGGCGAGTTCGCGGACGCGGCCGACGACGCCCTCGACGCCGGCGACGCCGAGCGGATCGAGACGCTACTCGACGTCAGCTACGACCTCGAGGCGTGGGCGCCGGTCGAACTGGACGACGAACGAACGCGACTGGACGCCGCCCTCGAGTGA
- a CDS encoding creatininase family protein has product MTLLAEQTTTTAADALEAAEVAVLPVGSTEQHGPALPLGMDHMAAEAFARTATGHDDAVVLPTLPVGVSDHHRQFDGTLYVSAETFERYVAETVSSLAEHGVRKAVVVNGHGGNSGALRRAARTLRREQAAFAPPWNWWDGVESLADDLFDEDGGHADAMESSLLWYIREDLVRPDELEAAEAGASEGWGESVHGAAIGFDTIDFSDSGAVGRPTQADPEKGERLFETGRDQLHALIDWLADRPLEACWPRDHR; this is encoded by the coding sequence ATGACGTTGCTCGCCGAGCAGACGACGACGACGGCCGCCGACGCGCTCGAGGCGGCCGAGGTCGCGGTGCTCCCCGTGGGGAGTACCGAACAGCACGGCCCCGCGCTGCCGCTGGGGATGGATCACATGGCCGCCGAGGCGTTCGCCCGCACGGCGACCGGTCACGACGATGCAGTGGTCCTGCCGACGCTCCCGGTCGGCGTAAGCGACCACCACCGCCAGTTCGACGGCACGCTGTACGTCTCCGCGGAGACGTTCGAGCGCTACGTCGCCGAGACGGTCTCGAGTCTCGCCGAACACGGCGTCCGGAAGGCGGTCGTGGTCAACGGTCACGGCGGAAACTCCGGCGCGCTCCGCCGGGCCGCACGAACGCTGCGCCGGGAACAGGCGGCGTTCGCCCCGCCGTGGAACTGGTGGGACGGGGTCGAGAGCCTCGCGGACGATCTCTTCGACGAGGACGGCGGCCACGCCGACGCGATGGAGTCGAGTCTCCTCTGGTACATCCGCGAGGACCTCGTCCGCCCGGACGAACTCGAGGCCGCCGAGGCCGGCGCGAGCGAGGGCTGGGGCGAGTCCGTCCACGGCGCGGCGATCGGCTTCGACACGATCGACTTCTCCGACAGCGGCGCGGTCGGTCGGCCCACGCAGGCCGACCCGGAGAAGGGCGAACGACTGTTCGAGACCGGCCGCGACCAGCTTCACGCACTGATCGACTGGCTCGCCGACCGCCCGCTCGAGGCCTGCTGGCCGCGTGATCACCGATGA
- a CDS encoding YkgJ family cysteine cluster protein codes for MQSLEAELEQARDLAIDDLADAVESIGFECTRCGACCTGHGEDEHTATVFPDEVRHLEDADVDSDAVPESGERDWRDVARPMPYGLEERDGGLEGETFEWALQTDGCGDCAFYAEGDDGVGACTAHDDRPLICRTYPFSVALAGTSQPMGEAVDEEGIVRAHECEGLGRDISREDAEELAGALKERAVRELEEAIGVRDNYEPAAPDSESVVVHDSEGAKRIDGTPLGDEMPHSE; via the coding sequence GTGCAATCGCTGGAGGCCGAACTCGAGCAGGCCCGCGACCTCGCGATCGACGACCTCGCCGACGCCGTCGAGTCGATCGGCTTCGAGTGTACCCGCTGTGGCGCCTGCTGTACGGGCCACGGCGAGGACGAACACACGGCGACGGTGTTCCCCGACGAGGTTCGCCACCTCGAGGACGCCGACGTCGATAGCGACGCCGTTCCCGAGTCCGGCGAGCGCGACTGGCGCGACGTCGCCCGACCCATGCCTTACGGCCTCGAGGAGCGAGACGGGGGTCTCGAGGGCGAGACCTTCGAGTGGGCGCTTCAGACCGACGGCTGCGGCGACTGCGCCTTCTACGCGGAGGGCGACGACGGCGTCGGCGCCTGTACCGCCCACGACGATCGTCCCCTGATCTGCCGCACCTACCCCTTCAGCGTCGCCCTCGCCGGCACCAGCCAGCCGATGGGCGAAGCGGTCGACGAGGAAGGAATCGTTCGCGCCCACGAGTGCGAGGGACTCGGCCGAGACATCTCTCGCGAGGACGCCGAGGAACTCGCCGGCGCGCTGAAGGAACGCGCCGTCCGGGAACTCGAGGAGGCGATCGGCGTCCGGGACAACTACGAGCCGGCCGCTCCCGACTCCGAGAGCGTCGTCGTCCACGACTCCGAAGGGGCGAAACGGATCGACGGGACGCCGCTCGGAGACGAGATGCCACATTCGGAATAG
- a CDS encoding radical SAM protein, which yields MTDPETLSVTIVDGYVDEPAHFGVPPYISTYPRYAAGALVDAGVPRERITYHTIDGLRDEPDRWRDVDEADLMIYLGGMTVPGKYVGGTPAEPDEVRKLAWTANGTSLMGGPVKFGVGDANEGGTETERQDLDFDFVAKGDVEAAVFDLVESGLEGFNNRMRDVDEVSRWAQEGAFIVEQHPNHPEYLICELETSRGCAYRCSFCTEPLYGNPSFRPPPTVVGEVDALSNFGVKHFRIGRQADILAYGGDGEAPNPEALRELYGGIREVAPDLETLHLDNMNPITIVNWPEQSREGIRIIAEHNTPGDTAAFGLESADPLVQEENNLNVTAEECFQAVKIVNEEAGWRPGEDPADAPTFGENAPRRLPKLLPGINLLHGLKGEREETYERNLEFLHRVYDEGYMLRRVNIRQVMAFDGTDMSDTGAEIANEHKKLFKRYKQQVREEIDNPMLARVTPPGTVLPDIHLEYHQDGKTFGRQLGTYPLLVGIPGERELGRTIDVAVVDHGYRSVTGVPYPLDLNDASMDELTVIPGIGDSTAGDIVVNRPYESIGEADLGTDVDLEGVVTTRPFERAD from the coding sequence ATGACCGACCCCGAGACGCTGTCGGTGACGATCGTCGACGGCTACGTCGACGAGCCCGCCCACTTCGGGGTGCCGCCGTACATCTCGACGTACCCCCGGTACGCGGCGGGTGCGCTCGTCGACGCGGGCGTCCCGCGCGAGCGGATCACGTACCACACGATCGACGGTCTGCGCGACGAGCCCGACCGGTGGCGCGACGTCGACGAAGCGGATCTCATGATCTACCTCGGCGGCATGACCGTTCCCGGCAAGTACGTCGGTGGGACCCCCGCCGAGCCCGACGAGGTGCGGAAACTCGCCTGGACGGCGAACGGAACCAGCCTGATGGGCGGCCCCGTCAAGTTCGGCGTCGGCGACGCCAACGAGGGCGGAACCGAGACCGAACGTCAGGATCTGGACTTCGACTTCGTCGCCAAGGGCGACGTCGAGGCCGCCGTCTTCGACCTCGTCGAGAGCGGCCTCGAGGGGTTCAACAACCGGATGCGCGACGTCGACGAGGTCTCGCGGTGGGCCCAGGAGGGCGCGTTCATCGTCGAGCAACACCCCAACCACCCCGAGTACCTGATCTGCGAGCTCGAGACCTCTCGCGGCTGCGCGTACCGGTGCTCGTTCTGTACCGAACCGCTGTACGGAAACCCCTCGTTCCGGCCGCCGCCGACGGTCGTCGGCGAGGTCGACGCGCTCTCGAATTTCGGCGTCAAACACTTCCGGATCGGGCGGCAGGCCGACATCCTCGCCTACGGCGGCGACGGCGAGGCGCCCAACCCCGAGGCGCTTCGGGAGCTGTACGGCGGCATCCGTGAGGTCGCCCCCGACCTCGAGACGCTCCACCTGGACAACATGAACCCCATCACGATCGTCAACTGGCCCGAACAGAGCCGGGAGGGGATTCGAATCATCGCCGAGCACAACACGCCGGGCGATACGGCCGCGTTTGGTCTCGAGTCCGCCGACCCGCTCGTCCAGGAGGAGAACAACCTGAACGTCACCGCCGAGGAGTGTTTCCAGGCGGTCAAGATCGTCAACGAGGAAGCCGGATGGCGGCCCGGCGAGGATCCCGCCGACGCGCCGACGTTCGGTGAGAACGCGCCGCGGCGTCTCCCGAAACTGCTCCCCGGCATCAACCTCCTGCACGGGCTCAAGGGCGAGCGCGAGGAGACCTACGAGCGCAACCTCGAGTTCCTCCACCGGGTCTACGACGAGGGCTACATGCTACGGCGGGTCAACATCCGCCAGGTGATGGCCTTCGACGGCACCGACATGTCCGATACCGGTGCCGAGATCGCGAACGAGCACAAGAAGCTGTTCAAGCGCTACAAACAGCAGGTCCGCGAGGAGATCGACAACCCGATGCTCGCCCGCGTCACCCCGCCGGGAACGGTCCTGCCGGACATTCACCTCGAGTACCACCAGGACGGCAAGACGTTCGGGCGACAGCTGGGCACCTACCCGCTGCTGGTCGGCATTCCCGGCGAGCGCGAACTCGGCCGAACGATCGACGTCGCCGTCGTCGACCACGGCTACCGGTCGGTGACCGGCGTCCCCTATCCGCTCGATCTCAACGACGCGTCGATGGACGAACTCACCGTCATCCCAGGAATCGGCGATTCGACCGCGGGCGATATCGTCGTCAACCGCCCGTACGAGTCCATCGGCGAGGCCGATCTCGGGACCGACGTCGACCTCGAGGGAGTCGTCACGACGCGACCGTTCGAGCGGGCGGACTGA
- a CDS encoding geranylgeranylglyceryl/heptaprenylglyceryl phosphate synthase: MDIDWEEITHVTKVDPAKPLPSDLEILEGTDMVLVGGSDNVSEDNSLDAIERVKGALPGLPVLQEPYSSDHVSTDTIEAADYLSIPAVYNGDRDHFVGKHVDLFTEVGRKPDELLGSSVPVVGDLIASKGIDAVAELATKVVGEGYVVQHLESTAAAVSGVDARYTPEEVAGAALATEAFYDFPIFYVEYSGTYGGPADVEAASKYLSETALFYGGGINSAEKASEILEAGADAIVVGDCFHDGPETFRETIPE, encoded by the coding sequence ATGGATATCGACTGGGAGGAGATCACCCACGTCACGAAGGTCGATCCGGCCAAGCCGTTACCGTCGGACCTCGAGATACTCGAGGGGACCGACATGGTGCTCGTCGGCGGCTCCGATAACGTCAGCGAGGACAACAGCCTCGACGCGATCGAACGCGTCAAAGGGGCGCTCCCGGGGCTCCCCGTCCTCCAGGAACCGTACAGTTCGGACCACGTCTCGACGGACACCATCGAGGCCGCCGACTACCTCTCGATTCCCGCGGTGTACAACGGCGACCGGGATCACTTCGTCGGCAAGCACGTCGACCTCTTCACCGAAGTCGGCCGGAAGCCTGACGAGTTGCTCGGCTCGAGCGTCCCGGTCGTCGGGGATCTGATCGCGTCGAAGGGTATCGACGCGGTGGCCGAACTCGCGACGAAAGTGGTCGGCGAGGGGTACGTCGTCCAGCACCTCGAGTCGACGGCGGCCGCCGTCTCGGGCGTCGACGCGAGGTACACCCCGGAGGAGGTCGCCGGTGCCGCCCTCGCCACGGAAGCGTTCTACGACTTTCCGATCTTCTACGTCGAGTACTCGGGCACCTACGGCGGCCCGGCGGACGTCGAGGCGGCCTCGAAATATCTCTCGGAGACGGCGCTGTTCTACGGTGGCGGGATCAACAGCGCCGAGAAAGCGAGCGAGATCCTCGAGGCCGGTGCGGACGCTATCGTCGTCGGAGACTGTTTCCACGACGGTCCGGAGACGTTCCGCGAGACGATTCCGGAGTAG
- a CDS encoding DUF7388 family protein yields the protein MLTTSTVARAGLDAIALKPTECEVSAAGSIPVETIAIDYEGREHLPEPSVLESLSADADVLVTTPVRADGFDPLGDDSALADLPPAVSRVLVAGHPAYLSDEEQARAVAPRLGAALERDPDAWVGTESVERIAMATGATQYDLLSRTTERELRALRSAGFDGDLAVYAPTVLTEDDDAVLDAVGAYISRRRPVAAALPDGASTDSRATGRAREVLLAAAEDYALVGTEAEIGDQTDVLREAGATTVVGYPARGLESVLE from the coding sequence ATGTTAACCACGAGCACTGTCGCCCGCGCCGGACTGGACGCAATCGCGCTGAAACCCACCGAGTGTGAGGTCTCGGCGGCCGGGTCGATCCCGGTCGAGACGATCGCGATCGACTACGAGGGTCGCGAGCACCTTCCCGAGCCGAGCGTCCTCGAGTCGCTCTCGGCCGATGCGGACGTGCTGGTCACGACGCCGGTCCGGGCCGACGGCTTCGATCCCCTCGGTGACGACTCCGCTCTCGCCGACCTGCCACCCGCGGTCAGTCGCGTCCTGGTGGCCGGCCACCCCGCCTACCTCTCCGACGAGGAACAGGCTCGAGCGGTGGCGCCTCGACTCGGCGCCGCCCTCGAGCGCGATCCCGACGCCTGGGTCGGCACCGAGAGCGTCGAACGGATCGCCATGGCAACGGGTGCGACGCAGTACGACCTGCTCTCGCGGACGACCGAGCGCGAACTGCGCGCGCTCCGGTCGGCCGGTTTCGACGGCGATCTCGCCGTCTACGCGCCGACCGTCCTCACCGAGGACGACGACGCCGTCCTCGACGCTGTCGGCGCCTACATCTCCCGTCGACGGCCGGTCGCGGCGGCGCTCCCCGACGGGGCATCCACCGACTCGCGGGCGACCGGTCGCGCACGCGAAGTGTTACTGGCCGCGGCCGAGGACTACGCGCTCGTCGGCACCGAAGCCGAAATCGGCGACCAGACGGACGTTCTTCGAGAGGCCGGGGCGACGACGGTCGTCGGCTACCCCGCACGGGGTCTCGAGTCCGTCCTCGAGTAA
- a CDS encoding NAD(P)/FAD-dependent oxidoreductase: protein MSGDEPEPELAVGADAFTQRGEDLEVAVVGGGAIGATAAYDLACEGVDVTLYDRGSIASGSSGRAAGVCYDAFADSLDAEIGSDAIERFRSLSGDDTFPFVECPYVWLAREGDDRRADAIREQVTRMQENGLVALEADGDDLADRFSGLRTDDVAVAGIAGAAGYTDPARYTACLAAAADGAGATLRPGTPVRVRTDPARVVLDADGTSHEVDAVLVAAGAHTKRVLAEAGFSIAMKPYRVQALVAAREFAEPMCYDATGEFYLRPHAGGLLAGDGTEYVEADPDAYDRDASPGFAAGLLERVDHRLSGVDLDPERDLERAWAGLCTATPDRDPLVGRLEDGLYVATGFQGHGFMRAPAIAERVADEILGGDGIDPFDPARFDGDEEFDVVEGMTIEPEN, encoded by the coding sequence ATGAGCGGGGACGAACCGGAGCCGGAACTCGCCGTCGGCGCGGACGCGTTCACCCAGCGCGGCGAGGATCTCGAGGTGGCCGTCGTCGGCGGCGGTGCGATCGGCGCGACGGCCGCCTACGACCTGGCGTGCGAGGGAGTCGACGTGACGCTGTACGACCGCGGCTCCATCGCGAGCGGCTCGAGCGGCCGCGCCGCGGGCGTCTGTTACGACGCTTTCGCCGACTCGCTCGACGCCGAAATCGGGAGCGACGCGATCGAACGGTTTCGGTCGCTCTCGGGCGACGACACGTTCCCGTTCGTCGAGTGTCCCTACGTCTGGCTGGCCCGCGAGGGCGACGACCGCAGGGCGGACGCCATCCGGGAGCAGGTGACGCGGATGCAGGAGAACGGTCTCGTCGCCCTCGAGGCCGACGGCGACGATCTGGCGGACCGTTTCTCCGGCCTGCGGACGGACGACGTGGCGGTGGCGGGCATCGCCGGCGCCGCGGGCTACACCGATCCTGCCAGGTACACGGCCTGTCTCGCGGCCGCCGCGGACGGCGCCGGCGCGACGCTGCGGCCGGGGACGCCGGTCCGCGTTCGAACCGACCCCGCGCGGGTCGTGCTGGACGCAGACGGAACCAGTCACGAGGTCGACGCCGTGCTCGTCGCCGCGGGAGCCCACACGAAGCGCGTGCTCGCGGAGGCCGGGTTCTCGATCGCGATGAAGCCCTACCGGGTGCAGGCGCTCGTCGCCGCCCGCGAGTTCGCGGAGCCGATGTGTTACGACGCGACCGGGGAATTCTACCTGCGGCCTCACGCCGGCGGACTCCTGGCGGGCGACGGCACGGAGTACGTCGAGGCGGATCCGGACGCGTACGATCGCGACGCGTCACCGGGGTTCGCGGCCGGCCTGCTCGAGCGCGTCGACCACCGGCTGTCGGGCGTCGATCTGGATCCCGAGCGGGACCTCGAGCGGGCCTGGGCCGGGCTCTGTACGGCGACGCCGGATCGCGACCCGCTGGTCGGCCGACTCGAGGACGGGCTCTACGTCGCGACCGGGTTCCAGGGTCACGGCTTCATGCGCGCGCCGGCGATCGCCGAACGCGTCGCCGACGAGATCCTCGGCGGCGACGGGATCGACCCCTTCGACCCCGCGCGATTCGACGGCGACGAGGAGTTCGACGTCGTGGAGGGGATGACGATCGAGCCGGAGAACTAG
- a CDS encoding Hsp20/alpha crystallin family protein, with translation MSFKELSSAVGNALYRQVGRANGRVQTHRPLPVDLLEDETSYLVIFDAPGAEPDDIQVRYLEGTVKIRIDRFRQFHDGYEMRFPGRGMELEGEAELPGDAVVEPDAGTAKLTESGALRIEIPKASSLGDDRDDHDTTPTDAEELTVEDRDFGSN, from the coding sequence GTGAGCTTCAAGGAACTCAGTAGTGCGGTCGGAAACGCGCTCTACCGACAGGTCGGTCGCGCGAACGGTCGCGTCCAGACCCACCGTCCGCTTCCGGTCGATCTCCTCGAGGACGAGACGTCCTACCTCGTCATCTTCGACGCACCCGGTGCCGAGCCCGACGACATTCAGGTCCGCTACCTCGAGGGCACCGTCAAGATCCGGATCGACCGCTTCCGACAGTTTCACGACGGCTACGAGATGCGCTTTCCCGGTCGCGGGATGGAACTCGAGGGCGAGGCCGAACTCCCCGGCGACGCGGTCGTCGAACCGGACGCGGGAACGGCCAAGCTAACCGAGTCAGGTGCGCTCCGCATCGAGATTCCGAAGGCGTCCTCGCTCGGGGACGACCGCGACGACCACGATACGACACCCACCGACGCCGAAGAGCTCACCGTCGAGGACCGGGACTTCGGCAGCAACTGA
- a CDS encoding NUDIX hydrolase — MTGPRLNLNPIADHPPIGIDDQEHDAAVLAPIIERDDEDYLLFTRRADHLGKHPGQMSFPGGGAEPEDESILATALREASEEIGLEPAEADVVGQLDDIRTITEYAVTPFAARIPDREYERDGDEVAEIVVLPLSGLLDPENYETERRTHPYYGDVVIHYFHVDGYTVWGATGRILVQLLELTTDFEAPERIDRSTL, encoded by the coding sequence ATGACAGGGCCGAGACTGAACCTGAATCCGATCGCGGACCACCCGCCCATCGGAATCGACGACCAGGAGCACGACGCGGCCGTCCTCGCGCCGATCATCGAACGCGACGACGAGGACTACCTGCTGTTCACCCGCCGGGCGGATCACCTCGGCAAGCACCCCGGTCAGATGAGCTTCCCGGGCGGCGGCGCCGAACCGGAAGACGAGTCGATCCTCGCGACCGCGCTCCGGGAGGCGAGCGAGGAGATCGGACTCGAGCCCGCCGAGGCGGACGTCGTCGGCCAACTCGACGACATCCGGACGATCACCGAGTACGCCGTCACGCCGTTCGCCGCCCGAATTCCCGACCGGGAGTACGAGCGCGACGGCGACGAAGTCGCCGAGATCGTCGTGCTGCCGCTGTCCGGCCTTCTCGACCCGGAAAACTACGAGACGGAGCGTCGAACCCATCCCTACTACGGCGACGTCGTCATCCACTACTTTCACGTCGACGGCTACACCGTCTGGGGCGCGACCGGCCGCATCCTGGTCCAGTTGCTCGAGCTGACGACCGATTTCGAGGCGCCCGAGCGCATCGATCGTTCGACGCTGTAA
- a CDS encoding class I SAM-dependent methyltransferase — translation MKGQEWYQADDVAEEYDDKRFSQGGQLIDRREKEAVLDAIMPVEDRNVLEIACGTGRFTVMLAERGADVVGLDISAAMLQQGRKKAQNTDLAGTLEFLRGDAGRLPFPDDHFDIVIAMRFFHLADDPEAFLREMQRVSSDQIVFDTFNRFSARSIYNWALPMGSRLYSKSEVSVLLAKNDLSLVDVEDDFLAPYGLYRSIPNGLAAPIRTIDEAVGGHPIADHLASVSYWNTRVR, via the coding sequence GTGAAAGGACAGGAGTGGTACCAGGCCGACGACGTCGCCGAGGAGTACGACGATAAGCGCTTCTCCCAGGGCGGTCAGCTGATCGACCGCCGGGAGAAGGAGGCCGTACTCGACGCGATCATGCCCGTCGAGGATCGGAACGTCCTCGAGATCGCCTGTGGTACCGGGCGATTCACCGTCATGCTCGCGGAGCGCGGCGCGGACGTCGTTGGACTGGACATTTCGGCAGCGATGTTGCAGCAAGGACGCAAGAAAGCCCAGAACACGGATCTCGCGGGAACGCTCGAGTTCCTCCGCGGTGACGCCGGTCGGCTGCCGTTCCCGGACGATCACTTCGACATCGTCATCGCGATGCGATTCTTCCACCTGGCCGACGATCCGGAGGCGTTCCTGCGGGAGATGCAGCGGGTCTCGAGCGACCAGATCGTCTTCGACACGTTCAACCGGTTCAGCGCGCGCAGCATCTACAACTGGGCGCTTCCGATGGGGTCACGGCTCTACTCGAAGAGCGAGGTGAGCGTCCTGCTCGCGAAGAACGACCTGTCGCTGGTCGACGTTGAGGACGACTTCCTCGCCCCCTACGGTCTCTATCGCTCGATCCCGAACGGACTCGCCGCTCCGATTCGTACCATCGACGAAGCCGTGGGCGGCCACCCGATCGCCGACCATCTGGCGTCGGTCTCGTACTGGAACACGCGCGTTCGCTGA